The genomic DNA AACTCTCGAAGATCGATGCCATCCCAATCCATACGCTTCTCTCCTTCCTTGCTCTGACTACAATATACGCTGAAAAACCTTGCTTTTCAATATATCTTCGCGGGTATTTTCAAAAAACATCGGATGTGGTGGTTACCGAACTAATAAAAATGATATTGATTCTTTTGAATAAAAGTACTATACTAATGTTAAGCATTCATATGTTTTGGGATTCTTCTTTTCATATACCGATACATCTCCGCTCGAATTATTCGCTTCTGGGCGGTTGCCTTTCCCCGGAGGAAATATGCCGCTATGCGTCGACAAAGGGATTCCCCGCCGTCGGCATGGTAGACCGGAACAACATGTACGGCCTCCCCCGTTTTCTGGCGGCGGCCGGACGCTTCGGGATAAAACCGGTGGCCGGCGTCGCTGTCCGGACGGGGGGCGGGGATCTCTTTACCGCTTATATCATGAACAGAAAAGGCTTTTCGCGTATTGCAGGCATAATCACCGCCCTTCTCTATGAAGAAAGCCCCTTCAGGAAAGATGAAAGAAAATCCTCCCATGATCCTGTCGCCGATCTCCTCGAACACGGATGGGATGGGCTTTCAATCGTTTCGGACAACTTTTCACTCCTCAAACGGCTTGCCGGACGGGAAAGGCGGGGTCTTTTTGTCAAGCTTACCTGGGGAAGGGGCTATATCGGACTTCTCCGTGCCGCTCGGGCCATGTCACTGCCTGTGATCGGCATCAATGACGGGGTCGTTCTTGACCGTAACGATGTGTGGTTCTTCAATCTTCTACGGGCAATCGATCTCAACACGACCATCGGACGGCTGCCGGAAGGAGAAAAACTCCTTTCCCATCAAAGAATCGCGACAACGGATGAAATGGAAGCCTTTTTTTCCGCAGTGCCCGAAGCCCTTCGTAATGCCGCAGTCCTTGCGGATGAGTCGGCCGCAGAGGAGATCGTCGGGAAGGGGTACGTATTTCCAAGGTTCAGGGATCTCGATGAGAACGGGGCATTCTCCCTGCTCCGGCGGCTTTGTATGGCCGGTGTCGGAAGGCGGTATGGTTCCATTCGGCCGGATATCGAGAAGCGGTTGAATTACGAACTCTCCATTATACGCAGAAAGCATTTTGCCGCTTATTTTCTGGTGGTTCACGATATTGTGTCCCGTTGTCCCAGAACATGCGGCAGGGGGAGTTCGGCGGCGAGTATCGTCTCCTATCTGCTTGGTATTACCCATATCGATCCCTTGAAGTACAATCTTTTTTTCGAACGCTTTCTCAACATGGGAAGAAAAGACCCGCCGGATATCGATGTTGATTTTCCGTGGGACGAACGTGACATTGTCCTCAAGTATGTGTTTGACACATACAGGGGGAGGTCAGGGATGGTGGCAAACCACGTGACCTTCGGGCGGCGGTCGTGTATCAGGGAACCGGCAAAGGCCCTCGGGATTCCGGAAGAGGAGATCGGCAGGCTCGTGTCCCTGTGGAGGGAAGAAAAGCGGGACGGCCTCCCCCCGTATCTGAAGAAGGTTTCCGAACGAATATTCGGGTTTCCCCATTATATTGGGGTTCACTGCGGCGGGGTGGTCGTCACGCCCGAACCGATTACCGGTTACACCCACCTCCAGCCTTCGATTGCCGGATATCCGGTGATCGCGTGGGAGAAGGAGGGAACGGAAGATGCCGGTCTTGTCAAGATCGATCTCCTGGGCAACAGGTCCCTGGCGGTTCTCCGTGATACCATCGAGTTCATCGGAGAGCGCTACGGGAGAAAGATCGAATGGGACCGTTTTAATCCCCTTGACAACAAAAAAGCGCGGCAGCTTATCGGAAATGGAAACACGACCGGCATTTTTTATATCGAATCCCCCGCGACCCGGCAGCTTTTAAAAAAAATGAAGCGGGGGGATTTTGAACATATCGTGATTGCGAGTTCCATAATACGGCCCGCCGCGAATATGTATATACGCGAGTATGTGAGAAGACTCGGAACCGGTACCTATACACCCCTTCATCCCCTCATCGGAGAGACCCTGAAGGAGACCCTCGGGATCATGGTCTATCAGGAGGATGTCTCCCGTGTGGCAATCGATCTGGCGGGGTTTTCGGTGGAAGAAGCGGATGCGCTGCGCAAAATAATTGCCAAAAAGGACCGGGAACACCGTCTCGCCGATTTCAGGGAACACTTTGTCATGGGCGGACGGGCGAGGGGTGTTTCGGAGGAGGTCCTCGTTACGGTGTGGAATATGATTCTTTCCTTTAAAGGGTATTCCTTTTGCAAACCCCACAGTGCCTCTTACGCGCTTGTTTCCTACAAACTGGCCTATCTAAAGGCGTACTATCCCCTCGAGTTCATGACTTCTGTCATCAATAACGGCGGCGGATACTATTCGCGCCAGACCTATCTCAATGAAATCAGGCGAATGGGATTCGCCGTGCTCGGGCCGGATGTGACGGCAAGCCGTTACGACTATTCGATAGAGGACCGGAGGGAAAACGGCGAGGTCCGGGCGGCACTCAGGGTGGGGTTGGGTCAGCTCGTCGAACTTTCCCGTGAATTTGTCGAGAGCATAATCCGCGAAAGGGAAATGAAGCCCTTCCGCGGGTTTCAGGATTTCCTGCGGCGGACACATCCCGGGCTTCCGGAAATGCGTATTCTTATCCGTTCGGGGGCACTCGACCGGCTCGGGGAAAAACTCAGCAGACCGGCCATGTTCTGGCTTTACTTTAACACGGAAAAGAGTGACGGATTTTTTCTCATTCCCCCTGTTCCGGATTTTATCGGCGACTACCCGGCGGGAATAAAACTCAGAGATGAGATCGCCACCCTGGGACTCATTATATCACACCACCCGCTTGCCGTTTTCAGAAAGAGAATCGCCTGCCGCCTCACAAAAAAATCCATTTTCCCCTTTATCTCGTCACGGGAAATACCCGCCTTCATAAACAGGCAGGTTTGTATCGCGGGGCTTATCGTCACCGGCAAGGAGGTGGTGACAAAAGCAGATGAAACAATGATATTTGTGAGTTTTGAGGATCCCTATTCGATGTTCGAGACGGTGTTTTTCCCTCCTGTTTTCAGGAGGTTTTTCCCCCTCCTTGAGGAGGTGGGGATTTACCTCATCACCGGGAAAGTGGAAGAGGATCAGGGGGCGATCAGTATCAATGTCGATGCGATTGAAAAATTAAGCAGGTCGTGACGGCGGATCATAGGGTTAGGGCAGCGCTGTTTTCTGTTCGAGAGCTTAGTTGTACACGTTTCGCCTCAATCTCCATTGCTTAAATCTTTTCTCAATTTTTTCGATGACTTCATTTCCATATTTTTCTACCTGCGCTAAAAACAACGCCAATAACCATCTCACCAACTGTGCGATACTAAAACAATTCAAATCCGCATGCAGCAGCTTGACCTTTCGATACACATCTTCGGGAAAATAGACATGCACATGTCCCCGGTTTTCCTCATAACAGGATGATACCGGTTGATATCGACTCATTCGTTGTTTGCCCCATTGAAGCTCCTTTATAATAAACGGATCGATAAGGGACATAATCCCGATAATAACGCCGGACAACGAGCTCCTTGAACCGAATAATTTCAGGTTTTTAAGTTTCTTTCTCATCGTATCCGTCATCGCAAAATGAAATTCATGCAGATCTGATTGTATCATGCTATTCTCCCTCAAATATTCATTCTCCTGCATTGTATAACGCTGGAAAAGTATTACCGCATTGAATTTTATTTTATTGGAGACAAAAAAACCGGTAGATTTTTTATAGGCATTCGTATGCTTATATGGAAAGTTGACTATTTGCGGTATTTAGTATATGCTCACATCTATGAAACGGAAAATTTTATTAATAACAATGTGCATGGCAGGTATATGTTTATTGACAACCTCATGTATCGAAAAAAAACAGGAAAACGGCGGGGTTGATAAAACGGCAACTGACGAGCCGTTTTCCGTTGAGGGTGTTATCTTTGAAAAACAGCTTGGTGGAGATAATATCGATAACGGTAATGATATTATTATGACCGATGACGGCGGGTTTCTAATAGCCGGTTATACCTTTTCAAAGGGCGCGGGGAACGCGGACGCATACCTGGTCAAATGCGGAAGTGGCGGGGAAGTGCAATGGGACCGAACCTATGGGTGGGGGGAAAATGATCAGGTATTTTCCGTGGTCAAAACCTCAGACGGCGGTTATGTCGCAGCCGGACGAACCGAATCGGGCGGTCCCGATAAACGGGATGTGTATATTATCAAAGTGGATGATACCGGGAATAAGCTGTGGGAAAAGATATACGGGGGTGAAACCACCCAGGATGAGGCGAATTGTATTATCCGGACAAGCGATGGCGGATATATGGCGGGTGGCATGACCTTTTCGAACAGGAACGGTGGGGATATTTATATTCTCAAACTCGCATCAAACGGCAGCCGTGAATGGGAAAAAACATTCGGGGGGAAAGCAAAGGATTTTGCGAATCAGATACAGCAGACGGACGACGGGGGATTTATTGTTGTCGGTGTCGGGGGAGAAAAGCAGGATGTCTATGTATTGAAGCTGGACGGGAAGGGAGACGTTCTATGGGAAAAAATGATAGGCGGGGCTAATTTTGATGTGGGAAATTATATCGTACAGACCGGGGATAAAGGATATATCCTGGCGGGGATCACCCAGCCGGTTCAGAATCAAAAGGTGGATGTGTATATTGTCAAGCTGAAGCCGGACGGAGAAATTCAATGGGAACGGGAAATAGGAGGAGAGGATCACAGCGGTGCTCAGGTAGTCAGGGAGCTTGACGACGGCGGGTACATCGTCGTCGGTACGACAAAGAACAACGCCAATAAAATGGATAATGTTTTTCTTCTTGAACTCGATCCCGATGGCAATACACGATGGATGGAAACCTTCGGGGGCAAGCACATTGCGTACGGGAACGGGGTCGTCGTTCCCCGGCAGGGACGTTACGTTTTTGTCGGTTATATCTATACGAAAAAGTCCGATGAAGACGTCGACTGTAATATTTATTTCGTCGGTTATGAGAGGCGATAGATGGAATTCTTCACGAATATATTGAATACGATCGGAAATACTCCCCTTTTAAAACTCGCCAGGATGGGGGCCGTCCCTATTTTCGCCAAAGCGGAGTTTATGAATCCCGCGGGGAGTATCAAGGACAGGGTCGCCCTCTACCTGATCGAGCAGGCGGAAAAGGAAGGGAAACTGAAACCCGGCATGACCATTATCGAGGCCACCTCCGGGAATACCGGTATCGGTGTTACTTTTGTAGGAGTTCACAAAGGCTATCGCGTCATTATCGTAATGCCGGAAGATATGAGTGTCGAACGGAAAAAGATCATCAAGGCATTCGGCGGGGAACTTGTCCTTACACCGGCGGACAAAAGTATACCGGGATCGATCGCAAAGCTGAAAGAAATGGTCACGGATAATCCGGGGATGTTCGTTCCCGATCAATTCAACAATCCCCATAATCCGGAGATTCATTATATGACAACGGCCGATGAAATCTGGAGACAGATGGAAGGGGATGTGGCGGCGTTTGTCGCCGGAGTGGGAAGCGGCGGGACACTCGCGGGTGTCGGCAGGTTTCTCAAGGAACAGGACGCTGATATTCACGTCGTGGCGGTCGAGCCCGCCAATGCCTCGGCATTACTGGGTCATGAGCCGGGTCTACATCAGATTCAGGGCATCGGCGACGGATTTATACCCGAAGTCCTCGACGTATCACTGGTCGATGAAGTGATTACGGTTACCGATGATGATGCGATCCATACCGCACGCGACCTCGCAAAGAAAGAAGGTACCCTTGTGGGAACTTCTTCCGGTGCGAATGTATGGGCAGCTCTGCAGGTTTCCAAAAAACTCGGACCGGGGAAAAATGTCGTCACCGTGCTTCCCGACCGGGCGGAACGATATTTCAGTACCGCACTGATATAGGGCATCGACGAATTATGTGCCGGTACCGGGGAAAAGCCATCCGGTTTGTTCAGGTTCTTGTTTACTTCGCTTGAATCCGGTTTTCCGTGAATAGGTGCATTGGAATCGATTGCCGCCCAAATCGGTATAATCCTCGATAAAGTATAAGATAAGTTCCTTCTCCTGTGATGTCATGACCGGAAAGCCGTAATGTATATTTGTGTGCCGAAGGGTCCCACCCACCGCCTCCCGGGATTCGACGAACTCCCAATGATCCAGGATGCGTTTTTCCGTATAGCCGTTTATCCGCCCGAGGAATAAATCAAGGTCTTCTCCGAACACGGACAATATTGTGTCATCGATATCGATACCGATGCTGTTTCTGCATAATCCCATGGCGGTATATACCGTTGTTCCCGTTCCGCAAAAGGGATCGAGGACAATATCTCCCCTCACCGAATACATGGCGATAAGACGGTAGGCGAGGTGAAAGGGGAATGCAGCGCTTCTTTTTCTGATATCGGCTTTTTCGATCTGCTGGCGTGCCCCTCCGATTTCCCAGATATCGGAAAACCATGTATTTCGTTCCTCCCAGAAGAGGGCGCTTTCCCTTCTGCGTTTTTTTTCACTTTCATTGCTAAAGGTCCGTTTCCCGTTTTTTCTGAGGATGAGGATATATTCATGTTCAAGGGTGACATATGCTCCCGCGGGAAGCATGCCCGACCCCATGAATTTGTTCGGGGCGTTTGTCGATTTTTTCCAGAGAATCATCGGAAGAACCTCGAACCCCGCACGGGAACAGGATTCAAGAATACGGGAATGATTCGGGAAAAGCCGGAAGGTATCACCTATGGTACGGGTCGCATCACCGATATTAATACACGCGAATCCCCCGTTTTTCAGCACCCGGAAGGATTCACGCCATACATTATCGAGTTCATCATGTATGAGGTCGAAAGCCTGCGGACCGTCGGATGTATCAAGGGCTTTTTTGATGGCCGGCGAATAGCCTGAAAAGAGCTCGTCCCACATCTGAATCATCGGGTAAGGGGGCGAAGTAAGGATAAGATCGATCGAATTATTTTTGATAGAGGATATCTTTCGCGAATCCCCGAAAGAAAGCGAATGAAGGGTTTTTTCCATAGATCACGCCTTTTTACTATAATGTGATAGAAAATCTACCTTTTACATGGAAGGACGT from Spirochaetales bacterium includes the following:
- the cysK gene encoding cysteine synthase A, encoding MEFFTNILNTIGNTPLLKLARMGAVPIFAKAEFMNPAGSIKDRVALYLIEQAEKEGKLKPGMTIIEATSGNTGIGVTFVGVHKGYRVIIVMPEDMSVERKKIIKAFGGELVLTPADKSIPGSIAKLKEMVTDNPGMFVPDQFNNPHNPEIHYMTTADEIWRQMEGDVAAFVAGVGSGGTLAGVGRFLKEQDADIHVVAVEPANASALLGHEPGLHQIQGIGDGFIPEVLDVSLVDEVITVTDDDAIHTARDLAKKEGTLVGTSSGANVWAALQVSKKLGPGKNVVTVLPDRAERYFSTALI
- a CDS encoding DNA polymerase III subunit alpha; protein product: MFWDSSFHIPIHLRSNYSLLGGCLSPEEICRYASTKGFPAVGMVDRNNMYGLPRFLAAAGRFGIKPVAGVAVRTGGGDLFTAYIMNRKGFSRIAGIITALLYEESPFRKDERKSSHDPVADLLEHGWDGLSIVSDNFSLLKRLAGRERRGLFVKLTWGRGYIGLLRAARAMSLPVIGINDGVVLDRNDVWFFNLLRAIDLNTTIGRLPEGEKLLSHQRIATTDEMEAFFSAVPEALRNAAVLADESAAEEIVGKGYVFPRFRDLDENGAFSLLRRLCMAGVGRRYGSIRPDIEKRLNYELSIIRRKHFAAYFLVVHDIVSRCPRTCGRGSSAASIVSYLLGITHIDPLKYNLFFERFLNMGRKDPPDIDVDFPWDERDIVLKYVFDTYRGRSGMVANHVTFGRRSCIREPAKALGIPEEEIGRLVSLWREEKRDGLPPYLKKVSERIFGFPHYIGVHCGGVVVTPEPITGYTHLQPSIAGYPVIAWEKEGTEDAGLVKIDLLGNRSLAVLRDTIEFIGERYGRKIEWDRFNPLDNKKARQLIGNGNTTGIFYIESPATRQLLKKMKRGDFEHIVIASSIIRPAANMYIREYVRRLGTGTYTPLHPLIGETLKETLGIMVYQEDVSRVAIDLAGFSVEEADALRKIIAKKDREHRLADFREHFVMGGRARGVSEEVLVTVWNMILSFKGYSFCKPHSASYALVSYKLAYLKAYYPLEFMTSVINNGGGYYSRQTYLNEIRRMGFAVLGPDVTASRYDYSIEDRRENGEVRAALRVGLGQLVELSREFVESIIREREMKPFRGFQDFLRRTHPGLPEMRILIRSGALDRLGEKLSRPAMFWLYFNTEKSDGFFLIPPVPDFIGDYPAGIKLRDEIATLGLIISHHPLAVFRKRIACRLTKKSIFPFISSREIPAFINRQVCIAGLIVTGKEVVTKADETMIFVSFEDPYSMFETVFFPPVFRRFFPLLEEVGIYLITGKVEEDQGAISINVDAIEKLSRS
- a CDS encoding site-specific DNA-methyltransferase — protein: MEKTLHSLSFGDSRKISSIKNNSIDLILTSPPYPMIQMWDELFSGYSPAIKKALDTSDGPQAFDLIHDELDNVWRESFRVLKNGGFACINIGDATRTIGDTFRLFPNHSRILESCSRAGFEVLPMILWKKSTNAPNKFMGSGMLPAGAYVTLEHEYILILRKNGKRTFSNESEKKRRRESALFWEERNTWFSDIWEIGGARQQIEKADIRKRSAAFPFHLAYRLIAMYSVRGDIVLDPFCGTGTTVYTAMGLCRNSIGIDIDDTILSVFGEDLDLFLGRINGYTEKRILDHWEFVESREAVGGTLRHTNIHYGFPVMTSQEKELILYFIEDYTDLGGNRFQCTYSRKTGFKRSKQEPEQTGWLFPGTGT